TGTTTACGCCGTTCATAACCCAGAACACCACATTGCCAAGCGGAGGAATAACAGCCGTGCTTGGCAGCTCCCATACAGCGTCCGCTGTCGCGGAGTTTGTGTAACGATAGATCAGCTTATACTCGCTCAGCGAGATCGGACGTGTCGTATTGTTGTACACCTCTACGAACTCGTAAGCATCGGAACCCGACAGGTTTGCACTGTCCGGTACAAGCTCCGTAATAAGCATGGGAGGCACCTTCGAGTAGTCGAAGTTATGCTGCTCAATGGCAACCGTATAAGTGGAAGACTTTACATGGTTAACCGCGTCAGCAGCTTCAATATAGTACTGCAGCTCGGTTGCCGTAAGAGAAGCCTTTGGAATAACCGCGGAAAAATCCGAGCCTCCCGTATTCGTCATCGGTACCGAGGTAAACGTTGCGTCGGACGAGTTCTTATAAAAGACCGCCGCCGTAGCCGTATCATCGGCATCCGTAATTTGCGCCGTAATAGCAAGGTCTTGTTCACTGCTTCCCTCCGTTACCGGGGAATGAGTGATAACCGGAGCCTGGTTAACCGGGCCCTCAGGGAATTGGTAGTGAACCGCAGGAATTTGTCCCTGTGCCAGTGTGCCTGGAGTTGGGGCCGACTTCACTGCAAATTTGTCGGTTTGCACGCCACCTGCTGCCGGCAGCAGGTAGTGGTCGCCGAGACCGGCGCCAACATCGGTGGAGGCTGTATAGCTGGAACTCGAAATTTCGGTTCCTTGGCTGTTTTTAATGACAACCCCGCGGTCAGCCGTATTAGAGAAGCCATTAAAGCCCGTAACCTGGACGATCTGGCTGTCCGTCAAGCTTACGCCGTATTTGGCATTAAAATCGGTGAGAACAAAGTTTTTTGGATTGTACCAGAACACCATGACCTGCTCCGGATCCAACGTCTTTTCGCCAAAGCTGAACGTTGCATCCGGAGAAGCCGTTGGGTCCGGATAACGGTACAGGAATGTATAATCGTTCAAACGAATGGTTTTGTTCGAGTTATTGTATACTTCGAAAAACTCGTAATCATCCGTACCCGCAACGTCGGGATGAATTTCGGAGACAAACAGCTCCGGTACGGTATTTTCGTCTGCAGCCGCAACAACGCCTACAGAGGACAACAAGCCCATCATCATGCTTGCCAGTAGAACGCTAGAGATCCATTTCTTGTATCTCTTGCTTAACATAATAGGAAACACTTCCTTCTGATTAGTATGTAGCTTGTTACATCGTGAAGTCTGAGATCAGGCGTTCGATCAGCCAATATAGTCCCATTAAACCAACCACCGAGGAGGTCGCATACGTCCACCAGATCTGACGGTTGCTTGTGCTTGTAATCAGCTTCCGAATTACCCACAGAATCGGAATGACAATCGCCAGTACAACGAGCTGGCCGATCTCAACGCCAAGATTGAAGGAGAAGAGCGGCAGGGCAATGTTGCCCGACATCGTTCCGTGCAAAATCTCCGCAAAGCCAAAGCCATGCACCATCCCGAACGTCACCGTGACGGCAATCTGCTTGCCCTTCAGCTGCGGGAATCTTTTGCGGAACATCGTCTCAAAAGCTACGAATACGATACTTAACGCAATAAGAGGCTCCACGATAAGCGGCGACAACGACGCTAGATCCATCGCGGATAGAACCAATGTGATGCTGTGTCCAACCGTAAAGGCCGAGACCAGCTTCAGCATCGTCCAGCCGCTTGTGCCCGAGGCAAGGATTAACCCGCAGAGGAACAACATATGATCGGCGCCCGACCAGATATGCTCCATCCCCATCGTCACGTAATCTTTCAGCACGCTTGTCCACGAGGAAGAAGTGGTCAACGGCTTCGACCCAGCATCATCTAGAGCGGCACCAGAATCGGAGCTTGCCGCATCCGTTCCATGGTAGCCTTCCATCTGCAAAATGTTGTTCGAACTGTTTATCACTTGCACGATAGACTGCTTCCCCATCCGGATCGTTGCATAGCTGCGGTGATCGGGGTTTGTTCCGTCATAAAAGTTATATTGAACCATGTACCGGTCGACAGGCTCGGCAAAATCATAGTTGATGTCGATCTCGATCATCGGCACTTTTGCTTTTTCCGTCTGTTTGGCTGCGAGTACAACTCCCGTGCCAACCTTGTTATTGCCCGTAACGATAAGCCTGTCGTGAACGAGTGCCGTAAGCGCATCATTTTCACTGGACAGCTCGTCTTCGGAAAGCTTGCCGTCACCGTTGCCATCAAGCTGCGGCATAGCTTCGAGCAGTTCCCTCTCCAGCAAGAACAAGTTGTATTCCAGATTCTTATCCTTAACGGTAATATCCGAAAAACCCGTCGAGCTGAAATGCGCTTCGGCCGTTCCGCCCATTACTGTCAACAGAACCCATAAAGCGGCCAGTATAACCCCAGCTTTTTTGTGTAATTTCACATGCGTCTCCCTTCTCCCTAGTGCTTGGCTTCCTGCTTCTCTCTATCTGTCGAATGCTGGACATACTTAGCGATTATAGTTTTGAAGTGTTTGAAGAACGTAAATGATAGATTAAGAAATTATTGAGAATGAGGAAAATAGTAGAAAAGAGTTTCCTAGACGCCTGCCCAGCAGGCATCGTCCCTAGATCATGCTGGGAGATGGCGATTGCTGAGCCTTCGCTGGGCATTCGGAAATAAGCCGCTGGAATGGGGAATCCCTCTCAAGCGGGCAGGTGACGACGCCGGGTTATTGGTGGAACCTTAAGGTTCCTTAGGGACCTTAAGAGCTTTCTTCTTGCCCGTGCGAGCCGGGTTAAGGTCCCTCAGGGACCTTAACCTCATGAAATCAGCCAAACATGCGGCGATGCCAGGCTATTCGCGGATCCTTAAGGTCCCTACCGACAGCTGATAGGTTGATTTCAGCCTTTCGCAGCTGGATTCGCTGCTTTTGCTAGCCTGAAAGGTTTCTTTTAGCCTTTCAAGAGCCATTCTGCTAATCCGGAGGCCTGTCGGACAAGCTCTAAGGCTGTTTTCAGCCTTTCAGCCGCCGGAATCCACGCAGGCGGGGCAGCTCTCTTAGGCAAAAAAAAGAACCCCCGCAGGCTGGCATCCAGCTTTGCGGGGGTTCTCTCAAGCGATCGAAGAGCTTAACAGATCGCGCACCTTGGTATAGCTCATCTGATGAGCCGCGGCGACGGCTTCATGAGTGATAAAGCCGTCCATGGCGTTTACGCCGCGCCGGATCGGCTCGCTGCCGGCAAGCGTATCGCGGACGCCGCGGTCGGCCAGCGCCAGCATATACGGCAGCGTGGCGTTTGTTAGTGCCGCCGTTGCCGTATATGGCACGGCGCCCGGCATGTTGGCGACGGCGTAATGAAGGACGCCAAACCGCTCGAATACCGGCTCGGCATGCGTCGTAATCCGGTTAATCGTCTCCACGCTGCCGCCCTGGTCAATCGCGACATCCACGATAACCGAGCCTGCCGGCATGGCACGGACCATGTCCTCCGTTACAAGCTTTGGCGCACGGGCGCCGGGAATCAGCACGGCTCCAATCACAAGATCCGATTCAGCGACTGCCTCGGCGATTTGCCGGGAATGCGAAGCGAGTGTCTGTATCCGGCCGCCGAACCGATCCTCCAGCGCCCGCAGCCTATCGGCATCGCGGTCTATAATGGATACGTCGGCGCCAAGACCAAGCGCGATCTGCGCAGCGCCTGTCCCTACTACGCCGCCGCCGATAATGGTGACGCGGCCTTTCCGCACGCCGGGAACGCCGCCCAGCAGAATACCTCTTCCCCCATGCGCCTTCTCCAGAAATTGAGCTCCGACCTGGGCTGCCATCCTTCCGGCTATATCGCTCATCGGGGTGAGAAGCGGCAGCTGGCCGCTGGACAGCTGAACGGTCTCGTATGCGATCGCCGTCACCTTATGCTGCGCCAATGCCTCTGTCAGCTCCCGCTCCGCAGCCAGATGCAAATACGTAAACAGCACCAGCCCTTCACGGAAGTGCCGGTACTCTTCCTTCAGCGGCTCCTTCACCTTCACGACCATATCCCTGGACCAAGCATCATCCGCAACCGCTACAACTATAGCCCCAGCCGACTGATACTGTTCATCCGGGAACCCGGATGCCGCCCCCGCTTCCGTCTCTACAAACACGCGATGTCCATGCTTTACTAACTCATAAACGCCGCCGGGCGTTAGAGCAACGCGGTGCTCCGCGCTTTTTCTCTCTTTCGGAACGCCAATTTCCATATACGCTCCCTCCCTTTTCTCCTATCCGCCTGCCACTATGCGTTACGTTGCCTGCGAAATCTATCCTCTTGTATAATGATGAGAAACTAGAATCAGTTTCCCTCACAATTCCACGTTAGGGCGGTGAAGGTCCATGGTTGAAACGTTGATGCAGCTAACCGTTAGAGACATCCTGCAGCGCCCTCTGTTTCAGAAGGCTGAGACGATCGCAAGCGAAGAAGCGCTGAATCGCACCGTACGATGGGTCCACATTATGGAAGTTACCCAGATTGGCAAGCTTCTAAGCGGCAATGAGCTGATCCTGTCCACCGGCATCGGCTGGCATGACGACGAGGAGCTAAGCCTATCCTTCCTTCGGCAGCTTATCGATTCCGGAGCCTCTGGCCTCTGTATCGAACTAGGCACCTACACCAAAAAGCCATCCGATGCCATGATCGAGCTGGCGGAGCGAGAGAACTTTCCTCTCCTTTTTTTCCACGAGGAGGTTCGTTATATCGACATTACCCAAGATCTGCACGCCTACTTCATCCATCAGCATCACCGCATGGTCTATGAGCTTGAAGCGCTCTCCACCAAGCTGAACCAGCTATTGCTCTCCGGCAAAGGCATTATGCCGCTGCTTAAGCTTCTCCACCACACGACCGGTACCCAAGTCGCTTTTTTTCCGTTAAATGCCGAAGCAGAGTTTATTCCGCATATGCCCAAAGCCAAAGCAGACAGCTTCTACGAGCAATGGATTTACGGCGAAATGTTTGCCACCCCTGACCTGAAGCGCGGACTCGCGCACCGCCCGATTCTTGCCCTTGACCATCTATTTGCCGATTTGCTGCTGCAGTCCGAGCAGGAGTTGAGCGAATTCCAGGTTCTAGCCCTCGACCGCTGCGCTACCGCTATCGCCCAAGAAATGATGCGTACCAAATATATGGAGGAGAGACGGCGCTACAAGGATGAAATGTGGGTAACGGATTGGCTGAGCGGCAAGCATGCCGAGAAGGAAGTGCGGGAGTATATCAGCTCGATCAGGCCCGCCGCCAAGCTTTACGGCTTAACCGTTTGCATATTCCGCTTGAACCTGAAGCTGGCGGAGTGGAAGGAAGGCGAAGAGCTGCTTATTCAGAAAAACATGGTTGCCCGCGCCATCTTCGAAGGCGAAGGCTACTTCCTTCTCCCCGCCATTTTGCATGATCATATCGTCTTTGTACTAATCGATCAGATGAAGCAGCTCAAGTGGAAGGATCGCCTCCTCCGCGCCATTGACCGTCTAAGAAAAACTGAGCACAACCCGGATTCGGCCCTATTTGCCGGAACGCTGGGCATCGGCAAATACTTGACCGATCTGTCCCGCGCCAAGGAAGGCTACGAGTCCGCGCAAGAGACGGTTGCGATTCAGACGGATATCGGGCCGCTGAGCTCGCCTTTTTTCAATGACCTGCACACGTACCGGATCATATCGGGTCTCAAGAAGACCGGCATGCTGCCCGCCCTCATCGAGGAATATATCGGCCCGCTCGCGCGGTACGATCAGGAGAAAAACGGGCAGCTGCTCAAAACGCTGAAGGTGTTCCTCTCCCTGTCCGGCTCCAAGCAGGATACGGCAAAAGAGTTGTTTATCGTCCGTCAGACGCTTTATCATCGGCTCGAGAAAATAGCATCGCTGTTAGGCGATGA
This region of Paenibacillus sp. JDR-2 genomic DNA includes:
- a CDS encoding HupE/UreJ family protein — translated: MKLHKKAGVILAALWVLLTVMGGTAEAHFSSTGFSDITVKDKNLEYNLFLLERELLEAMPQLDGNGDGKLSEDELSSENDALTALVHDRLIVTGNNKVGTGVVLAAKQTEKAKVPMIEIDINYDFAEPVDRYMVQYNFYDGTNPDHRSYATIRMGKQSIVQVINSSNNILQMEGYHGTDAASSDSGAALDDAGSKPLTTSSSWTSVLKDYVTMGMEHIWSGADHMLFLCGLILASGTSGWTMLKLVSAFTVGHSITLVLSAMDLASLSPLIVEPLIALSIVFVAFETMFRKRFPQLKGKQIAVTVTFGMVHGFGFAEILHGTMSGNIALPLFSFNLGVEIGQLVVLAIVIPILWVIRKLITSTSNRQIWWTYATSSVVGLMGLYWLIERLISDFTM
- a CDS encoding PucR family transcriptional regulator, encoding MVETLMQLTVRDILQRPLFQKAETIASEEALNRTVRWVHIMEVTQIGKLLSGNELILSTGIGWHDDEELSLSFLRQLIDSGASGLCIELGTYTKKPSDAMIELAERENFPLLFFHEEVRYIDITQDLHAYFIHQHHRMVYELEALSTKLNQLLLSGKGIMPLLKLLHHTTGTQVAFFPLNAEAEFIPHMPKAKADSFYEQWIYGEMFATPDLKRGLAHRPILALDHLFADLLLQSEQELSEFQVLALDRCATAIAQEMMRTKYMEERRRYKDEMWVTDWLSGKHAEKEVREYISSIRPAAKLYGLTVCIFRLNLKLAEWKEGEELLIQKNMVARAIFEGEGYFLLPAILHDHIVFVLIDQMKQLKWKDRLLRAIDRLRKTEHNPDSALFAGTLGIGKYLTDLSRAKEGYESAQETVAIQTDIGPLSSPFFNDLHTYRIISGLKKTGMLPALIEEYIGPLARYDQEKNGQLLKTLKVFLSLSGSKQDTAKELFIVRQTLYHRLEKIASLLGDDYLVADKRLAIELALNAYEYTYGAIP
- the ald gene encoding alanine dehydrogenase: MEIGVPKERKSAEHRVALTPGGVYELVKHGHRVFVETEAGAASGFPDEQYQSAGAIVVAVADDAWSRDMVVKVKEPLKEEYRHFREGLVLFTYLHLAAERELTEALAQHKVTAIAYETVQLSSGQLPLLTPMSDIAGRMAAQVGAQFLEKAHGGRGILLGGVPGVRKGRVTIIGGGVVGTGAAQIALGLGADVSIIDRDADRLRALEDRFGGRIQTLASHSRQIAEAVAESDLVIGAVLIPGARAPKLVTEDMVRAMPAGSVIVDVAIDQGGSVETINRITTHAEPVFERFGVLHYAVANMPGAVPYTATAALTNATLPYMLALADRGVRDTLAGSEPIRRGVNAMDGFITHEAVAAAHQMSYTKVRDLLSSSIA